The Plasmodium vivax chromosome 13, whole genome shotgun sequence nucleotide sequence ATGTaacagcatttttttttttttttttttttttatctctttcctcttttctttCTGTACCTCTGTtttatctcccccccctgcgaagCTACCATCTTTATTAGGTTTTGtgaaatatgtatatgtctACAGGCATATACGTAttggtaaaaaattaagtatgCAAATaatttccacatttttttttttttttttttttttcgctatttcccccttttttttatgctttaaaatttattttttattgtaaatttttttagatATTTTATACTTCCTCCATATGCTCGTCGTCATAAAGTTTCAACCAGCCCatgttttctatttttttttttttatgcggGTGTGTATGCGTGCTTATGATGTGCGTGTACGCCGGCACATGTGCGGACGTGCATGCCTACCCAGGCGCGCACGACGGCACAACTGTACAGCTACATCGCTACGCAATACCGCCACACAACAGCGTTACGTAACAGCGCTACACAACACCGCCACACAATGCCGCCACGCCACACACCTACACACACGCCCCCGCACACTGCGTGCCCCccattttattgttattaattttgcttttatatGATGTAATTtcgatatttttaaaagtgtaaTAATTTagacaaatatatgtaaaatttcATTCAGTTTTTTAACaccttttttaagtaaacCAGAGCATAGCAGAGCAGAGCATACGCGTTTGTGTGGAAGTGTACCCTGCGGTGTTCTACAAACAATAGGGGCGCACATTTGGGGTGTAACCGCCGGTTACGAAAAATACTTTGAACTAGGGAGCGCTGGAGCGGTGGGGctgttttcccccttttaccgattaaaagggaaaaattagCACCCCATGCAGCCACTCTGTTTGGACTTTTCAATTTGAGTTATCCTCGCTCCTGCCATTCTTCTGGACGTACCACCTGATGAGAGACGCCCCTTCGGGaaaaccccttttttttttcctattttgctGCTTAGTCAcactttttacaaaataaacggTAATCATTTTTCCTTGTTGGTATACTAAATGTTAATCCAATTTATAggatcaaaaaaataaaaaaaaattaagcggGCGTAAATTCCAACGTGTGGGAAATAACACAACTGCGCAACAAATTATTACAGGGGGTGGGGAGCGCTACAAAATTGCACACGCATTCCGAACGCGGAAAGGACATGCGCCTTGGTGTGTGCAGAAAGGATtgcacttttaaaaaacaaaagtaagaaaaaagctaattattcattttcagcagaaaatggtaaaaatggCCACTCGGGcgcattaatttttttttttttttttttggaaggaTGGTCAGGGGTTACATCCCAAAAAATGCATTCACAATGATCGTGTAGTAAACCTTCCGATAAATCGTCCCTATTAATTCTCAACTGTTTCCCCGtctgtcttttttttcttcttcttctttttcttcttttttaaattcttcgctttttcgttttcgttttcattttcattctcATTGATGGGGTTCCACCCGGGCACTTTCTTCTCTGCGCTTTTATTCGCAAAAATTTTCAGAGCGCTATTTGTGACTACCTTTTTGGCACTTGCTGCACTGCTGTCGAGGGGATTCTCCCCTGCATAGGTCTTCGTGCTGGAGCTTGCAAACCTGCTCTTGTTCTGCTGCTCCagtattttccccttcactTGATATACGCAGTTTTCCTCCTGCCATgtgggaagggggaaaatggggGAAATTAACACGGAAATGAGTTTGACCATTCGCGCAAATGGCTACGCGTGGTGGTGAGATGGAAGGAGCCCAGTGTAGCTACTCACCTGCGGCATGTAGTCCGTCCTCACGCGGATGGTTTTCCTAAACGTGCCGTCACTCCTCTGGGTGCCCTTGATAAACttttcattcgttttttcattaaGTATGTAAACATCCCCTAAGGGAGTCACCACTTCCTTTAGATAATTTTCTCTACTGTCgttattttcaaaagagTTGGGGCCCCCTGCGAATTTATTCCCTGTGACACTTCTGCTATTCATAGTTCTGTGTGTGCCGTTTATGTTTAAGAAGTGGAAGTAAAATGCTAATTCCTCTGAAGGTGTAACAGTGGCGTGCGTAAAACACGGTGATATTCGTGCGTGTGCATCtacgtacacacatgtgtgatGAAGCCGTGTAGTTTCCTTTCACGGGGAAAATTTCACTGAATGTGGGTCTCTCCAAAAAGGTGGCCAGCGTGAAGACATCAGCATTGGCGCTTTATCGGATGGGTAGACGCTGAGATGCACTCTTCGCACGCACAATTAATTTCATATAGAGTGCATacgggggaggcaaaagGAACATGCGCCGTTGCAGGAGCGATCAACATGTACATTCAAACCTCAAGAGGGGcatcaaaaagaagaaaaaaaaaaaaaaaaaaaaaatcaattcCGCAGCTGATATTTAGCTAGCTGAAGGGGAAATGGTTCGTACGCCAATTTGGGGAAACATTTTGGCAGTTTTTTCGCCAAATGCAGTTATGCAGCGTTGTTCCACTTGGGGAGGAAAATTTACTCATTCACGCTGGTACATTCACAAAGGGTGTTCTCCTCCTTTATGTTTTACGTGCCGaccaggggaaaaaagaagattcCCCCTCaattaaaacaataataCGTTTACGTTGCGTGAAAATTGGCTTAAACAGTAGCCCCTACTATGCCGATAAGCACGTGGCATAACCCATTTCAGCAGGCACGAAAAATGCGTTGCATCAGAAGGAGTAAACGAGATTACTCTCACTCACGGCTTGTTACATTCATTCGAAATGGCACGTCACTGGAAGGCAGTTACAAATGTGTTTACAGAATTGCCGTTTGGTTAATTCGTAGGGGTGAACTCGTTTGACAGCCCGCAGGGAAAAATGCATCCATCCGGATAAGCAGCTTAACTGCGTGGAGAAAAAAGTTCAACATTTTCcgcgttaattttttttcctgcttttTAATCGCTTCGTTTATTTGCCACTTTATTTTGCCATCTTATTTTGCCACttattttgctgctttgTATTGCCACttattttgctgctttgTATTGCcactttattttgctgctttgTATTGCCACttattttgctgctttgTATTGCcactttattttgctgctttattttgctgctttattttgctattttttttttttcccccatttcaCCGCCAGCCCGTGGGAACAAATTTTtgtggcacaaaaaaatactctGCAAGTGGGGCATACCCAACATCAGCAGTCGCAACGATTGACTTTGCtataacaacaaaaaaaaaaacttccctCTTGTTCTATGTTTAACTAACTGTTCctgatttttatttgaatttttccctttc carries:
- a CDS encoding hypothetical protein, conserved (encoded by transcript PVX_084480A), with protein sequence MNSRSVTGNKFAGGPNSFENNDSRENYLKEVVTPLGDVYILNEKTNEKFIKGTQRSDGTFRKTIRVRTDYMPQEENCVYQVKGKILEQQNKSRFASSSTKTYAGENPLDSSAASAKKVVTNSALKIFANKSAEKKVPGWNPINENENENENEKAKNLKKKKKKKKKKKTDGETVEN